The proteins below are encoded in one region of Carettochelys insculpta isolate YL-2023 chromosome 14, ASM3395843v1, whole genome shotgun sequence:
- the EXOSC6 gene encoding exosome complex component MTR3 produces the protein MPLDPRRVPGPEESQAPLLYARPGPAEEEEEQEQEQEQAEAEAAGAGAGAGALRPLVARAGVLSQAEGSAYVELGGGTKVLCAVRGPREAAEGRGRGRLLCDFRRAPFCARGARPRPGPAARERERELGLWLQEALAPAVRLARYPRARLELTALLLQDGGSGLAAALCAAALALADAGVEMFDLAVGCGLCRAAGPGAAWRLQPGAAEERAAAARLTVALLPGLNQVAGLLGSGAGGPPESWARAVRLGVEGCQRLYPLLRRSLLRAAQRRARPRGPLGQPPDRPALGGPPGVRP, from the coding sequence ATGCCGCTGGACCCGCGGCGCGTGCCGGGCCCGGAGGAGTCGCAGGCGCCGCTGCTGTACGCGAGGCCGGGcccggcggaggaggaggaggagcaggagcaggagcaggagcaggcggaggcggaggcggccggggccggggccggggccggggcgctGCGGCCGCTGGTGGCGCGCGCCGGGGTGCTGAGCCAGGCCGAGGGCTCGGCCTACGTGGAGCTGGGCGGCGGCACCAAGGTGCTGTGCGCCGTGCGCGGGCCGCGCGAGGCGGCCGAGGGCCGCGGCCGGGGCCGGCTGCTCTGCGACTTCCGCCGCGCGCCCTTCTGCGCCCGCGGCGCGCgcccgcggcccggcccggccgcccgCGAGCGCGAGCGCGAGCTGGGCCTGTGGCTGCAGGAGGCGCTGGCCCCGGCCGTGCGCCTGGCGCGCTACCCGCGCGCGCGCCTGGAGCTGAcggcgctgctgctgcaggacgGCGGCTCGGGCCTGGCCGCCGCGCTCTGCGCCGCCGCCCTGGCGCTGGCCGACGCGGGCGTGGAGATGTTCGACCTGGCGGTGGGCTGCGGCCTGTGCCGCGCGGCCGGGCCCGGCGCCGCCTGGCGCCTGCAGCCCGGCGCGGCCGAGGAGCGCGCGGCCGCCGCCCGCCTCACCGTGGCGCTGCTGCCGGGCCTCAACCAGGTGGCCGGGCTGCTGGGCAGCGGCGCGGGCGGCCCGCCGGAGAGCTGGGCGCGGGCCGTGCGCCTGGGCGTGGAGGGCTGCCAGCGCCTCTACCCGCTGCTGCGCCGCAGCCTGCTGCGCGCCGCCCAGCGCCGGGCGCGGCCCCGGGGTCCCCTCGGGCAGCCCCCGGACCGACCTGCCCTAGGGGGTCCCCCTGGGGTCCGCCCCTGA
- the AARS1 gene encoding alanine--tRNA ligase, cytoplasmic, producing MDTTLSAREIRQKFIDFFKKHHHTYVHSSATIPLDDPTLLFANAGMNQFKPIFLNTLDPSHPMAKLTRAVNTQKCIRAGGKHNDLDDVGKDVYHHTFFEMLGSWSFGDYFKELACKLALDLLTNEFGIPIERLYVTYFGGNEAAGLEPDLECKQIWRDLGLAESKILPGSMKDNFWEMGDTGPCGPCSEIHYDRIGGRDASHLVNQDDPNVLEIWNLVFIQFNREADGTLKPLPKKNIDTGLGLERLVSVLQNKMSNYDTDLFIPYFEAIQKGTGARPYTGQVGAEDEDGIDMAYRVLADHARTITVALADGGRPDNTGRGYVLRRILRRAVRYSHEKLSAPKGFFASLVDVVVQSLGDAFPELKKDPDMVKDVINEEEVQFLKTLSRGRRILDRKIQSLGDSKTIPGDTAWLLYDTYGFPVDLTGLIAEEKGLIVDMEGFEEERKVAQLKSQGKGAGEEDLIMLDIYAIEELRSRGLEVTDDSPKYSYTSDPSGAYEFESPVATVQAIRREKRFVEEVSTGQECGIVLDRTCFYAEQGGQIYDEGYLVKEDDSSEDRMEFTVKNVQIRGGYVLHIGTVYGSLKAGDRVRLYIDEPRRRPVMSNHTATHILNFALRSVLGDADQRGSLVAPDRLRFDFTARGAMSTQEIKKTEEIANQMIQEAKTVYAKDCPLAAAKAIQGLRAVFDETYPDPVRVVSIGIPVEDMLADPSSAAGSITSVEFCGGTHLQNSSHAGPFVIVSEEAIAKGIRRIVAVTGAEALKALRKVGSLVKSLSALDAKVKVQTTPNKDVQKEIADLSETLATAVIPQWQKDELRETLRALKKVMDDLDRTSKADIQKRVLEKTKQLIDSHPNQPLVVLELESGASAKALNESLKLFKACSPQTAAMLFSVDNEAGKITCLCQVPQEVANKGLKANQWVQEVSGLMDGKGGGKDVSAQATGKNVGCLEEALKLATDFAKLHLGELKN from the exons ATGGATACCACACTGTCAGCCAGGGAGATCCGGCAAAAGTTCATTGATTTCTTCAAGAAGCACCATCACACATACGTGCATTCATCTGCAACCATCCCCTTGGATGATCCTACGTTACTCTTTGCCAATGCTGGCATGAATCAG ttcaaacccaTTTTCCTCAATACCCttgacccctcccaccccatggctAAACTGACCAGAGCTGTCAATACTCAGAAGTGCATTCGAGCTGGGGGCAAACACAATGACCTGGATGACGTGGGGAAGGATGTCTACCACCACACCTTCTTTGAGATGCTGGGGTCCTGGTCATTTGGAGACTACTTCAAG GAACTGGCTTGTAAACTGGCCCTGGACCTTCTCACCAATGAGTTCGGCATCCCCATTGAAAGACTCTATGTCACTTACTTTGGTGGCAACGAGGCAGCTGGATTAGAGCCGGACCTTGAGTGCAAGCAAATCTGGCGGGATTTGGG ACTGGCTGAGAGCAAAATCCTGCCCGGCAGCATGAAGGATAACTTCTGGGAAATGGGGGACACGGGCCCCTGCGGCCCCTGCAGTGAGATTCATTATGACCGGATTGGAGGCAGGGATGCCTCACACCTCGTCAATCAGGATGACCCCAATGTCTTGGAAATCTGGAACCTGGTGTTCATACAGTTTAACAG AGAGGCTGACGGGACCCTGAAACCTCTTCCCAAGAAGAACATTGACACTGGATTGGGTCTGGAAAGGCTGGTGTCTGTGCTGCAGAACAAGATGTCCAACTATGACACTGATCTCTTCATCCCCTACTTTGAAGCCATCCAGAAG GGCACTGGTGCCAGGCCATACACAGGGCAGGTTGGTGCTGAGGATGAAGACGGCATAGACATGGCATACCGAGTCCTGGCAGACCATGCCCGAACTATCACTGTGGCCCTCGCTGATGGTGGGAGACCTGACAACACTGGCAGAGG GTACGTGCTGAGAAGGATTCTCCGTCGGGCTGTGCGCTACTCTCATGAGAAGCTCAGTGCGCCCAAGGGCTTCTTCGCCTCGCTGGTCGACGTCGTGGTGCAGTCACTG GGGGATGCGTTCCCAGAGCTAAAGAAGGACCCGGATATGGTGAAGGATGTTATCAATGAAGAAGAGGTTCAGTTCCTCAAAACTCTTAGCAGAGGTCGTCGCATCCTGGACAGGAAGATCCAGAGTTTGGGAGACAGTAAAACCATCCCTG GGgacactgcctggctgctctatgaCACATACGGTTTCCCTGTGGATCTCACTGGACTCATTGCTGAGGAGAAGGGCCTCATTGTGGACATGGAAGGTTTTGAGGAAGAGCGGAAGGTGGCTCAG CTGAAGTCTCAAGGCAAGGGAGCTGGTGAGGAAGACCTCATCATGCTGGACATCTACGCTATCGAGGAGCTCCGCTCCCGGGGTCTGGAGGTGACTGACGACTCCCCCAAATACAGCTATACATCGGATCCCAGCGGCGCCTACG AGTTTGAGAGTCCAGTGGCCACTGTGCAGGCTATCCGCCGGGAGAAAAGGTTTGTGGAGGAAGTGTCCACAGGACAGGAGTGCGGCATTGTGCTGGACAGGACCTGCTTCTACGCCGAGCAGGGCGGGCAGATCTACGATGAGGGCTACCTGGTCAAGGAGGATGACAGCAGCGAAGAT AGAATGGAGTTCACAGTGAAGAACGTGCAGATCCGCGGGGGCTACGTGCTTCACATCGGAACTGTGTATGGGAGCCTGAAAGCAGGAGACCGAGTCCGTCTGTACATTGACGAG CCAAGGCGGAGACCTGTCATGAGCAACCACACTGCCACCCACATCCTCAACTTTGCCTTGCGCTCGGTGCTGGGGGACGCTGACCAGAGAGGGTCCCTGGTTGCCCCAGACAGGCTGCGGTTTGACTTCACCGCCCGGGGAGCCATGTCCACGCAGGAGATCAAGAAAACAGAAGAGATTGCCAACCAAATGATCCAGGAAGCCAAG ACTGTGTACGCCAAGGAttgtcctctggcagcagccaaagCCATCCAGGGCTTGCGGGCTGTGTTTGATGAGACCTACCCTGACCCCGTGCGTGTCGTCTCCATCGGCATCCCTGTGGAGGACATGCTGGCTGACCCCTCTAGCGCTGCTGGCTCCATCACCTCCGTCGAGTTCTGCGGAGGGAC GCACCTGCAGAACTCCAGCCACGCGGGGCCGTTCGTGATAGTCTCTGAAGAAGCGATTGCTAAAGGCATCCGGAGGATAGTTGCTGTCACTGGCGCTGAGGCGCTGAAG GCACTAAGGAAAGTGGGCAGCCTCGTGAAATCGCTCTCTGCGCTGGATGCCAAAGTGAAGGTCCAGACCACTCCCAACAAGGACGTGCAGAAGGAGATTGCAGATCTCAGCGAG ACGCTGGCTACCGCCGTGATCCCCCAGTGGCAGAAGGATGAGCTGCGAGAGACTCTGCGAGCTCTAAAGAAGGTTATGGATGACCTGGACCGCACAAGCAAAGCGGACATCCAGAAGCGA GTGCTGGAGAAGACCAAACAGCTCATTGACAGTCATCCCAACCAGCCGCTAGTGGTCCTGGAACTGGAGAGTGGCGCATCGGCCAAG GCCCTGAATGAGTCTCTGAAACTGTTCAAGGCTTGTTCCCCTCAGACTGCCGCCATGCTCTTCTCTGTGGATAATGAAGCTGGAAAGATCACTTGCCTATGCCAAGTACCTCAG gaGGTAGCCAACAAGGGCTTGAAGGCCAACCAGTGGGTGCAGGAGGTGTCAGGGCTGATGGATGGCAAAGGCGGTGGGAAAGATGTCTCTGCCCAGGCCACAGGCAAGAACGTTGGCTGCCTGGAGGAGGCTCTGAAGCTGGCCACAGACTTTGCCAAGCTGCACCTGGGCGAGTTGAAGAACTGA